The Phacochoerus africanus isolate WHEZ1 chromosome 15, ROS_Pafr_v1, whole genome shotgun sequence genome has a segment encoding these proteins:
- the HRURF gene encoding protein HRURF, which translates to MAQPTASAQKLVRPIRAVCRILQIPESDPSNLRP; encoded by the coding sequence ATGGCGCAACCCACGGCCTCGGCCCAGAAGCTGGTGCGGCCGATCCGCGCCGTGTGCCGCATCCTGCAGATCCCGGAGTCCGACCCCTCCAACCTGCGGCCCTAG